The window CATTATCACTAGCCTGATAAAAACGCTGACGTTCAAAATTTTGCGTCCCAAATGCCTGAACTGTACGAATCCCGTTAATAAATTCTATGGCTGTGGAAGTAAAATGACCGTTAGCAATAGAAGTACTAAAACTACTTTCTCGCGCACGCGCATTGAGAGTTGATAAGCCGACACCAGCCAAGGTAAATAGTAATAAAGATGCAATCGATAACTGCCAAGATAGCAAAAACATCGAGATAAAGTAGACAGTAGCGGTGATAGTTCTCGTCATTAAAAATGCCGTACCACTAAACCACTGTTTGATGCGCTCAATTTCTGTGGTAATTGTATTAATCAGTTCCCCAGAGCGAGTTTTTGCGAAGTAACTGAGGGGCAAACTTTGTAACTGTTCAAAAATCTGCTTCCGCAGGCGATCTGCTAAATATAGCTGAGTACTTTCTGTATAGACTTGCGCTAAATAATTGAAACCAGCCCGGAACCAAGTACTGAGTAAAATCAGCAAAGATATCCGATATAACCGATTAATTGCCGAACTATTTGCAGCTAAAATCCAAGTATCAAACCACTCGACACCAGTTTGAATTGGTTTTGCATTGGGGTCAGTTAAGTTTTGCAAAAATGACAGCAAAAACCCAATACTAAAACCTTCAAATGTTGCCGCTATAAAAGAGAAGACTAAAGCAAATATAGCAACCTTGCGGAAATGTTTAAATTCTCGCAATATTAAATAGTTATTTTGCCAAAATGTAGTAGCTTTAAATATATTATTTAATTGTTGGTTTAGTTTAACAAGCATGAGTTTGCGAATAAATGTTTTCTAATTCCTACAGGTGGCTACAGATGCTCTATGATATTTAGCTCTAGTCTAAGTGCGGCAAATGATGTGATCAATTACCGCACTGTTTGTAGAGGTTGTTAGCTAGATAGAGAAGACGGCAGTTAATAATTATGAATTATGAATTATTAAGTTTGATTCCGCCTGGGCTGACCAAGATTTTGTCATCACAGGTAATTGATTCAGGGAAATTTGAGCTTCTGAACTTAATCTTATTGCTGTTGCTAAAGTCCAAGAGCGAGACCCAATAAAACCCATATCACCCCGCAGTACATTGAATAACTGTGGTAAGTTTTCTAGACCAGATTTACGCATCCAAAGAGTTAAGGGTGTAAGCTTAGGTTTGCTTGTCGTGGAGAATTTAATAGCTTGGAAAAGCCTACCTCGTTCTCCTACATACCACTCAGTAGAAAATAGAGAGTCAGGTGAGGTAATTTGCAACAACATTACTAATCCCAACATAGCTGGACTTAGTAATAGCAGCAGAAATAAAGCTGCTATCCAATCAATCAGTCGCAGGAACCATCCCCAAGGTTTACTATTTTGTTTAAACAGTAAATTTTCTGAAGATCCGTAAAGAAACATGGGCTTATGAGATTTTTTACAAGCATCTGCCCAAAACTTTACCCAAGTCTCACCAATTTGAGGGTCTATGCTCACCAAATTTACAGGAGAATGTTTTAAGCAATCGATTAATAATTGCTGGTTTTCTAAAGCTGGCAAATATGGCTGTTTAAATTTACCGGGAGATTTCACTAACAATTTATCCCGCCGCCATTGTAGTGTGCAGTATAGGGTAGGTTCGGTTGCAGGTTGTAGAGTTACACTATCAACAGTCTGTGGAGTACGAACTAATGAGCTAGTCATGTGTCTTTGGATTAGTACGATAGTAAGTTGCTGATCTCGAAGGCGATTCATGCCAAAGACTTTGATCTGAATCTTGTCTTGCTCTCAAAATTAGTAGATGAATGATTAGTAAGAATTCAGTACCCAGGAGTCAGAAGTAATTCAGTATGATTGCTAAATTTGATGGGAGCAAACTTGTTGTTGATGCTGATGAATATTCTGAATATAGCAATCCTAAATGATTTATAAACTTCTTTCTCCCTTGTCTACCCTGTCTTCCTTGTCACGCCACTGAGGGAGTCGGCAGAGCCGCCCAACGCAGTGGCTCTCCCTTGTCTCTGTTGTTTACATATCAAATGGAACTGATATACCAATCAATATTTAGGGAAAACTTGCAGGTAAACTTGGTATTTTGTGAGTAAAAGAAATATTGGATAGATGTAGAGGCAAATCATCCAATATTCCTTTAGGTTATAGATGAGAACTATGTTGAACTTTATCTACCTTTGTTATTGATTTTCTCAGTTGAGAAAAACTAGTCCACTGTTTTCTTTTAGCTGCTTGGAAGGGGCTTTAATCTCTAGGATATAAGAGTCTGTAGAATTGACTATATACGGAAGCAAATTCTTTATTTAGTCTTTAAAATCATGAGACTTAATCATCATAATTATAAAGCTGAGATAAATATACTGATTTTTTATCTAGTAAATAGGATTTAATTTTGACAATTAAAATGTTTAATCAAGACATTAAAAATAAAAAACTTAGATCCCCGATTTCTTGAATAAGTCGGGGATCTATTTTTTCCAGGACATAAAAAATATGTGCGATCGCTCTTGGGGAGGATGCGATCGCACATATCTATAAACTTCCAAGTTGTACTATTTTTCTACCGCTTGTTTCAAAGCCAAACGGTATTCTTTGGGATAATGGACAAAACTGCTATCTGAGCTAGAAACACCATTAGCCACTACCCCAATCAGATTTAACCGACTCAACATTCCTGTAGCTTGAGCAAGTTGGTTACGAGTCACCACACCCATACTAGCCACTAACACCACACTCCGACAGGACGATGCTGTTAACATTGCATCTACCAAACCCAATACAGGCGGCGCGTCTATCAGTACCAAATCATAATTTTCTTCAAAGGTTCTCATCAGTTGCATCATGCGCGGAGAACTCAACAAATGGGCGGGATCAGTCGGTTTTGGCCCAGCCGTCAAAATATCAATATAAGCTGAACCTAAAGATTGAATGCCAATCTGATTCGGTAAAGTAATCTCGCTACCCAGTAAAGTCGAAAGTCCTTGCTCATTAGGCAAATTTAGCTGTTCGTGCAGACTGGGATTGCGTAAGTTAGCATCAATCAACAGCACTCGTTTGTGTAAGCGAGCCGCACTCATCGCCAAACCCAAAGCCATACCTGATTTAGCTTCATCAGGTAAAGCTGAAGTAATCATCAAAGACTTCAAACTAGATACAGTATTGAGCAGTTCAATGTTTTTGTAAATTAAGTCTAGAGATTCCCAACGTGGAGGCGACTGTAACACCTGAATTGTCCAAGGTGCAGGGGTTTCTGGCTTCCCAAAGGGTAACTTGATAATTGAATCTCTGGCTTTAGCGGGGGGTAATTTTGGCGTTGTTCCCAACAAAGGTAAAGCAACTTGCTTTTCTAACTCAGCCGTTGTATGTACCGCATCATCAGAAGCCTCGCGTAAGAAAGCTGCAATTCCGCCCAACATTAACCCCACCACAGCACCTAATAAAAGGTTTTGTTGCAAGTTGGGGCCTAACTGCACACCTACATGGGGTTCTTCTACAACTTCCCAATTAAATCCACCTTTAGCTAATTCTTGGCGCAGTTGTTGTTCGGCTCTTAACAACTGCTCAAATCTTTCGCGGCTAAATACCAACTGTGGTTGGATGCGATTGTAATAAGCCAACAAAGGCGGGAAGCGTTTGATTTCAAAACGTAATTGAGTTTCTTTTTGCGCCAAAGTTTGATCACGGGCGCTCAATGCAACTATTGTTGTTTGAGTTTCTACTAGTTCACTCGCCAAGTTCAAATCAATTTGGCCAAACTGTCCTTGTTCTAACAGCGAGTCTCTAGAACCAACTACACCAGATGATCTTCCGCCTAGAGTTCTGCCTACTTCTTGTTCTAATAATGCTTTTTGACTACCTAACTGCTCTTGTAGCTTCTGTACATTGGGAGTTTCATCAGTAAAGCGCAAACGTTCTTGAGCTAAAGCTAATTCTGTTCTTTGAATTTCATTGAGTAAGCCTTGGTAACGTGTAGATTGGCTCAACCGGGAAGCAACGAGGGCATTTTGGGGAGAACGGTTCAATTGTTCTTCTAAAGATTTCTGTCGTGCTATAGCTTCTTGATATTGAGCGCGAGTTGTACGACGTTCTTGCTCAACATTATTCAGTGCATCTTCCAAAGCTTTGGCTTGAGCTACCGGGTCGATTAAATTTTGGTTACGACGGAATCTTTGGAGGTTAGACTCAGCCGCATTGACTTCTTCACTGGCCTTACTCAACTGTTCCCGGATAACTTGTAGACCTTTTTGCAGCCTAGAATCTTGTTGTTGTTTGTTGTATTCCACATAAACTTCCCGAACAGCAGTTAAAACTTTTTGGGTTTTGATGGGGTCTCTGTCGGTGTAGTCTACTTGGAAAATTTTGGTGGCGATATTATCTTCTTTGGTTTTGAGTTGATTTAAAGCTAAAGCGCCTTTAATCTCACCTACAGTGATGTCTGGATATTCTTTACGCAGTTTATCCACTGCCTTTTGAATCAGCCCTGAACTCTGCATGAGATTTAGCTGAGTGCCTGTATCTATTTCTACATTTGATTCAGTAAACTGATTTTCAACTCCACCTGCTTCTTGTTTACCTTGATAGTTAGGTTCTACTAACAGTTGCATTGAGCTTTTGTAAGTAGGTTTAGTCTTAGCAGTCATAATTGCTGCCATCGCAATTGAAGCTACGAATACTGCGACAAACCAAGGAAACCTACGAATAAAAACTGCTAATAGTTGTCCATAACCCGGCTCTGTATCAGTAATTTTATTTACACTGGGATTAAGACTAGTTTGAACCACTTTTATTATCCTTCTCTGCGAGACGCTACACGAACAACTAACAAGCCAGATGAATAATTAGAATAGAATTCAGGAGTCAAGAGCCAGAACTAAGTATAAATTCTGTGCGACTCGTGGATGAATAAACGGTTTTAAAACTACCTCTAAATTGAAAATTGAGAGGTTTTCCATTAGCTGCGGGTATAAATCACGCACTAATTGATTCTGACTTCTTACTTCTGAATTCTTCTACATACAAGTTTGATCAATAAGTTGCTCAACCTTCCTAAAAAATACTGGTTCTGAGAAATTGTTCACTGCATGATTACGAATATTTTCATAATTCCAAGTGATGCGTCCGGACTCTAGTAATGCAGCTTGTAGAGAGTCTGGTGATTGTCGTTTAAAAAAGACTCCAGTTTCGCCGTGAATTTGGGTATCTAAAACACCACCAGCACCATAGGCAATAACTGGTGTACCACTAGCATTAGCTTCTACAGGAACTAATCCATAATCTTCTAAGGCTGCAACAATCACTGATTTGGCTTTTGCAAACAAATCTTTACGTTTGCGATCGCTAACATGACCTAAAAATTCAATATTATTTAATGCCTTGGCTTTGAGGCGTGCTTGTTCTGGGCCGTCACCTGAGATTAATAATCGCCACCCCAACCAATTAAAAGCTTCGATGATTATATCTAGCCGCTTATAACTGATCATCCGTGCAGATGCTAAATAATAATCTTCTTTGGTATCAGAATAAACAAACTTACTGGTATCAATTGGATAGTTAACTACAATTGCGGGTTTACCATAAATCTGTTGAATTCTCTTAGCAACAACGCTGGAATTGGCAATATATAGGTCAGGTTCCTGAGCATATTTCAAGTCTACATTCCGCATCAATTGAAAAATTTGTTCAATTAACGGCGCGAAATATCGATAATCTCCATACTCACGTAAATATGTTTCTGTATCCCACAAAAAACGGGTGACATTATGACAAAAACAAACATGGTGAGCATCAGGTCTTTTGCGTACAGCTTTGGCAAAACTAGTGCTACTGCTAATAATTAAATCGTAGTCTTGCAAATCCAAAGCCCGAAAAGCAGGAAAGTAAAAGGGTGCCATCATTCTAAAATATTTGGCTGCACCCGGAATTTTTTGTAAAAAAGTTGTATTGACTATCCGCTCACCTAAATCAATAGTTTTTTGTGGGTCATACAACGAAGTAAAAACATCGGCTGTGGGGTAGCGCCTACATAATAATTCAAATACGCGCTCTGCCCCTCCACGCTGTGTTAAATAATCATGGACAAGAGCAATTTTCATAAATTTAATTCAACCTGCTACCAAATTTTATTAGACAAGTAATTTAATTAATTACTGTTAAAACTTTAGTGTTTAGAACTATAAAATTTTATAACCAATTCATTGGTTCAATAGAATACTTTTTGGCAATATTTATCTGATTTTTTTAGTTGCTTCAATTATTTATAATAGTTACTTCTGATCAAAATTCATTATTCAGCAAAAATATTTCTTTAGAGATAGAATAAAGACCGAATTGGAAAAATTGCTAGACTCAGATCCCCGACTTCTTTAAGAAGTCGGGGATCTGGTTACTCACGAATGATTAAATTTAATGTCAGAACTCAGGAGTCAGAATTAGATAAAGCCAAACCGTAAGAATTCAGGAGTCAGAATCCAGGAGCCAGAAGAGTTAAAGAATAAGGAGAAATATTTGATGAGTCAATTTGCTAATCTACAAATAGATACCTCTAAATTCTGACTTCTGACTCCTGAGTGCTGAATTCTTACGCCAAATCTTACACCACATTGAATAATGATTGTGAGAAATAAGTAGAAGGACTAAATTAAACCTAACTTGAAGTTGCCGGGTTTCGACACTTCGACAAGCTCAGTGCATCGCTGCGCTCAACCCTCGTCTTCTCAAGGATCGAGCATTGAGCGTTCGCGTAGCGTCTCCCTTGGGGAGAAGTCGAAATGCGTCTTCTAAATAATTGTGTCCACCTACTTAGATTTATTGTAAAGACGTTGTATACAACGTCTCTACTCACTTCTACAATCTAAAATTCAAAATGGGATTACCCAACAGCTACGAGAACTTTTTCAGAAGCAAAATAAGCATTTTGTTCTGCGCGTAATTGGTCACAAAGTCTACCTTCGGGTAACTCTACATCGTCATAAGTCAGCACTTGATCGCGGGGAATATCTCGTTTTAAGCGACAGCCTTCAGCTAAACCCATTGGTAGAAGTTTTTGTGCTTGAACGATGGGTGAATTTTCACATTGACCGTAGGTCATATAGTAACCAATGCCGTCGAGAGTTTCGCCAGCTTTCAAATCGATTTTGGCCGTTGTGACTACATCGACCATTGGTTTATTAATTGGAGCCATGACTGCATCATGGAATAAGACAGCACGAGCCACTGATAAGGGAACTTCAAAATGACAGAGGTGATAAGGAGTATAGAAGCTATAGAGAGGCCCTTCACCTAATTTGTAGAGGTTGAGGTAGTGGCGTTGTTTGGGGTCGTCGTGGGTAGCGAAGACAAATACACCGGGGCCTGGTTTAGCACCAACTACATAATCGACGATACCGCCTAATTCTTTGAGTTGGTCAATGTCATACATATTGGTCATTTCATCAACATGACCTGTGAAGTCATAGCCCAGCATTCCCCGTTTAGCGACTTGCATTCCAGTAGCATTAGCGACGATCGCCTGCTCAAAGGAAATTTTGCTACCATCAGCAAAGCTTGTTACCATGTGGGCTTTTTGTCCCCAACGTTTAGCAAAGCCTTCTTGGGTGGTGGGGTTGCGATAGGGGTCTTGCAAGCCTTTGATGTTACCGCACAGTAATGGTGTTAAACCAATGCTCTGCACGAAGCGGTACAGATTCATTTCTACCCCTGGTTGGTCGCCATCGCAAGCACTGAGGATAACGCCTGCTTTGTCGGCGTAAACTTTCAGGATGGGGCCGACAGTACCATCGAGTTCAGCATTCATCATAATGACATGCTTGCGATGGGCGATCGCTTCCATAACGATATGAGCGCCAAATTCAACTGCGCCAGTTACTTCAATAATTGCTTCAATGCTCTCGGCTTGACAGATGATTTTAGCATCGTCGGTGATTGTATATTTGCCACTGGCGATCGCATCTTCTAAATCGCTGACAGTGTTCACCACTTGCACATCTGCAATACCAGCTTCTGTATAAGCTCTTTTGGCTCCATCAATACTGCGGTTGAAGATAGCAACTAACTCCATTCCCGGAACAGAATTAATAATTTGATTAGCAATTCCTCGCCCCATAAAGCCAGCACCAATCATTCCCACTTTGATGGGATTACCAGCAGCAGCACGAGCTTTTAAAGCATTATCAATAATAATCATGAAATCCCTCTGATTGCTATTTGTTATATATTCAGAATTACTGTTAATCAATTAGGCAGCTAACACTGACAGAAGCCTAGCAGAATTTTGAAAACTTCCCTTCTGCCTCCTGCCTGCTTGGTGAGCGAAGTCGAACCACTGCCTTCTGCCCTTATACATTTGCCGAAACAGCTTCAGCTTCTCCAACACGCATCATACTCAACAATGGCCAATTCAAATCTTTTTCAGAAATTTCTGTGACTTCTACAGGCCATTCAATGTTGAAAAATGGGTCATTGTAGCGTAAGCCACGCTCATATCCTGGTGTATAAAACTCACCAACTTGATAGATAACTTCTGCATCATCGGTCAGTGCTTGATAACCATGAGCAAACATTTCAGGAACATATAAAGCCCGACGATTTTCGGCGGTTAATTCCACACCAATATGCTGTAAAAATGTTGGTGAATTAGGACGCATATCAATAATTACGTCATAAATTGCCCCTTGAGTACAGCGCACTAATTTTGTTTCGGCTGCGGGGTGCAGTTGATAGTGCATTCCCCGCAGAGTACCTTTTTTATAGTTATAAGATAAATTACATTGAGATACTACTGGTTTTAATCCGTGGGCTTCAAATTCTTGAGCGCAAAAATATCTAGCAAAAAAACCGCGATGATCATTTTTGGCTTCTAAGTCAATAATGTAAGCATCTTGAAGACTTGTAGCGGTGAAAATCATGAATTACCTCAATATTAATGTTTGATTGTTTCAGAATTTGGGAGCTATAAATCAGTACTCAAAATACTTAAAAAATCAGGAAAAATTCATGAATATAAATATCAATTATCCTAGATATATTTTAAATACTCACCCTTCGACAAGCTCAGGGCATCGCTTCTGAATACTGAGTTATAAACTCTTACTTAATTTGTGAAACCAGAACTTTTTCTGATTCAGGTACAGTCACTTCAGCTCTGGGATGGGTATCATCCCAAAATTGTGTACACAGGTCTGGTCTTTCAGGAGGGTTAGCTGTGTAGCAAAAGAACAGGGTTGAGCGTGTTTCGCTGCGTACAGTTCCGTGATGTAAAGTATTTTTAGTATCTACAAAAATGATTGTACCTGCTGGCCCTGGACAAGATTTCCAAGCTGATTGAGGTATGACTTTTTTGACAATTTCATCATCAATCCCCATATAGTTTGACTTTAAAAGCTGGTAGTAAAGCCACCAAGATTTCAGACTAAATAAATGTGTTAAAGAACGGGGAATGTATTGAAAAGGGCCAGTTTTTTCTTCTACATCATGCAAGCAAACAAAGATTTTGATTAAGCGTCGGTCTTCAGCATCGCTATGCCATAATAAAGTGCCGAATTGATGATCACTAGGGAAATCTTGGCGTAAGTGTACACCATGAAAAGTGATAGGTAGGCCAATATAATTTTCAATTATATTTAGCAATCTTTTTTGCGTTGCCCATTGAGAAAATTCTGGTAAAGCCGTCACTGTGGTAATGTGCGGCCATTTTTCGGCTAAATTTTCATTGTTGGGCTTTCGTATCCGCGACAATTGATAATTAGCAGCTTGGAGTAGTTCAGCACTAAAATCTAAACCCAAATCTGCCAAAGTTGTCGCATAAACACCATCTCGTTTGAGAGTCTCGACAATGATGCGATCGCGTGATTCTAATACTGGTAAATTTTTAGTATGTCGCCAACGTTTGAGGTTAAAAACCAAGTCGGAGTATAGGGAAAATATTTTGTATTTAATTTTTTTTAGCATGAGCTTATGATGTCGAAAATTGTCAGTCAACAGTTGGGAATTTATTTCCTCAATTACTAGAGTGATACTATGTATCACTAAGCAATTTCTTGCAGTATTTCTGGTTTCGGAAAAGTGTCATCCCAATATTGAGTGCAAAGTTCTGGTCGTTTGGGTGGATTAGTTGTATAAACAAAAAATAGTGCTGACCTTGCTTCGGTGCGGATGGTACCGTGATGTAAAGCAGTTCTGGGATCTGCAATGAGTACTGTACCGGCTTTCCCCATACAAGATTGCCAAGCTGATTTGGGAATAATTTTTTCTACTTGTTCATCGTTAATTCCTAAGTAACCAGACTGACGCAACTTGTGGTCAATTCGATAGGAATTTAAGTGCGGATATGATGTTAAAGATAAAGGAATATACTCAAACGGCCCGTGCTGTTTCTCAACATCATGGAGATAAATAATTACCTTAACCATTTTGCGGTCTTCGGAATCTTTATGCCATAATAATGTGCCGAATTGATGTTCATTTGGAAAGTCTTTGCGTAAATGTACACCGTGAAAAGCAACGGTTAAACCTAAATAATTTTCAATTATCTTTAATAGTCTGTTATTACTTCCCCATTGATAAAATTCTGGTAAATCTGTGACTGTATAAATTTGTGGTAGTCGCTTATTCAAATGAGCGTTATGAACATCTGCCATTCTGCTTAATTGTTGATTAGCAGCTTGTAGCATTTCTGGGGTGGATGGTAAGCCTAAATCGGCGAGTGTGGTTACATAAGCACCTTCTCGTTTGAGGGTTTCGACAATCAAGCGATCGCTTGATTCTAATGCCGGCAGTTTGGCTGTATGCTGCCAGATTCTCATTCTATAAGCTAACTCTGAGTTGAGTGTTGCCATTTTGCCTTTTAGTGTATTCAGCATGGCACAAATACCCCATTAATTTACTGTGATTACGTTAATAAGCTTTAGAAACCAGAATTCAGGAGTCAGAATTCTGCTAGATAGAAATTTTGTAAGTTTCTATGTATTAATTGTCAAACTTGATTCAACTCTGACTCCTAAATTCCGTATTCTGAATCCTTAGATTTTCTGGAGTGTTTCTGGTTTAGGATAAGTATCATCCCAGTATTGAGTACAAAGTCCTGGTCGTTTAGGTGGGTTAGCAGTGTAGACAAAAAATAGTGTGGAACGCTCTTGAGTGCGTACAGTTCCATGATGTAAAAGTCGCTGGGTATCAACAATAATGACGGTACCGGCTTTACCTGGACATGACTTCCACGCTGATTTAGGCACAATTTTGTCTAAGGTTTCATCGTCAATGCCTGTGTTATAAATTTTGGAATACAGGCGATAGAAATTAAGATTAGAGATAGAAGTAAACGATGCTGGTACATATTCAAAAGGGCCGTTTTTTTCTTCTACATCATTTAAGTAAATGATAATTTTAATAATCCGGCGATCTTCTGAATCTCTGTGCCATAGCATGGTGCTGAATTGACTAGTATTTACAAAGTCTTTACGTACTTGTACACCATGATAGGCAACAGGAAGACCAATATAATTTTCCAGAATATTTAACAGCCTTGTTTCCTTTCCCCAGTTATAAAAGTTAGGCAAATGGGTAACTGTGTAAATTTCTGGAGGATTTTGAGCAGAAGCTGTATAGTTATCAGTACCAATATTTGGTAATAAGCTATTAGCAGCTTCGAGTAATTGTGGTGTAGTGGCTAATCCCAAATCAGCGAGTGTTGTTATGTAAATACCTTCGCGTTTGAGGGTATTAACGATTAAGCGATCGCCTGGGTCTAGGGTTGGCAAATTTGGAGTATACTGCCAGAGTTTGATTCTATAAGCTAACTCTGAGTTTATTGCTTCTATCTTGTCTTGAAGTATATTTAGCATAGGTAGATTATTTTGTTTTGATAATAGATTTTGGTTGCGATCGCCTGTTATTTGCACATCGTACTTCTTGGGGAGTTGGTTCGTGAGCTTCGGCAAGTTTCAAGTCTCCCAACGCCATCACATCAAACACCGAAAGACTAACTAAAGCAACAAACGGAACCGCTACTTTAATGGCAGATACAGGCCATCTTCTTAAAGCTCCCAAGAAAACTTTTAAATTAACTTCTTTGCCATTTTGTAATAGCATCCGTCTGCAAAATTGCTTAGAATAGCCACATTCCTCTAGTTTCAAAATGACTTCGGGAATATGTTTATACTGCATTAATAAGGCTGATTTTGGCTCTTTTTGCCAATAACTCACACCCACAATACATTCTAAATAAGTTTCTTTAGTGACGATTATCTTACCGTGTCCAGCGCAATAGCCAGCCAAATATGCTAAAGAAATCCAATTACTTGCAGCATCCGGCCAAATTTGTAAGGCACGTTTTATAAAGTCAGCGCGGTAAATACTAGCTGTGAGAAAAATAACTGCGCCAACGCTTTTCGCAAAGCAATGTTCAAATATCGCTTTACTATCTCCACGACCATCTTCTGCATCAGCATCAAACCAGCGATTTCCCACAATTGTGGGGGGATGAACTGGTTCGTTGGTAATTTTATTTCTTCCAGAAAAATTGAGAAATAATAATCCTAAATCTTCATGTTCTTTGAGCTTATGAATTACATAAGGAATAGCTCTATCTTGAATTGGATCATCATCTCCAATTGTCCAAACATACTTGGTTGTCACAGAACTTAGGCAATACATAATATTCC is drawn from Aulosira sp. FACHB-615 and contains these coding sequences:
- a CDS encoding phytanoyl-CoA dioxygenase family protein, producing MLNILQDKIEAINSELAYRIKLWQYTPNLPTLDPGDRLIVNTLKREGIYITTLADLGLATTPQLLEAANSLLPNIGTDNYTASAQNPPEIYTVTHLPNFYNWGKETRLLNILENYIGLPVAYHGVQVRKDFVNTSQFSTMLWHRDSEDRRIIKIIIYLNDVEEKNGPFEYVPASFTSISNLNFYRLYSKIYNTGIDDETLDKIVPKSAWKSCPGKAGTVIIVDTQRLLHHGTVRTQERSTLFFVYTANPPKRPGLCTQYWDDTYPKPETLQKI
- a CDS encoding phytanoyl-CoA dioxygenase, whose protein sequence is MLKKIKYKIFSLYSDLVFNLKRWRHTKNLPVLESRDRIIVETLKRDGVYATTLADLGLDFSAELLQAANYQLSRIRKPNNENLAEKWPHITTVTALPEFSQWATQKRLLNIIENYIGLPITFHGVHLRQDFPSDHQFGTLLWHSDAEDRRLIKIFVCLHDVEEKTGPFQYIPRSLTHLFSLKSWWLYYQLLKSNYMGIDDEIVKKVIPQSAWKSCPGPAGTIIFVDTKNTLHHGTVRSETRSTLFFCYTANPPERPDLCTQFWDDTHPRAEVTVPESEKVLVSQIK
- the rfbC gene encoding dTDP-4-dehydrorhamnose 3,5-epimerase, with the translated sequence MIFTATSLQDAYIIDLEAKNDHRGFFARYFCAQEFEAHGLKPVVSQCNLSYNYKKGTLRGMHYQLHPAAETKLVRCTQGAIYDVIIDMRPNSPTFLQHIGVELTAENRRALYVPEMFAHGYQALTDDAEVIYQVGEFYTPGYERGLRYNDPFFNIEWPVEVTEISEKDLNWPLLSMMRVGEAEAVSANV
- a CDS encoding NAD(P)H-dependent oxidoreductase — protein: MIIIDNALKARAAAGNPIKVGMIGAGFMGRGIANQIINSVPGMELVAIFNRSIDGAKRAYTEAGIADVQVVNTVSDLEDAIASGKYTITDDAKIICQAESIEAIIEVTGAVEFGAHIVMEAIAHRKHVIMMNAELDGTVGPILKVYADKAGVILSACDGDQPGVEMNLYRFVQSIGLTPLLCGNIKGLQDPYRNPTTQEGFAKRWGQKAHMVTSFADGSKISFEQAIVANATGMQVAKRGMLGYDFTGHVDEMTNMYDIDQLKELGGIVDYVVGAKPGPGVFVFATHDDPKQRHYLNLYKLGEGPLYSFYTPYHLCHFEVPLSVARAVLFHDAVMAPINKPMVDVVTTAKIDLKAGETLDGIGYYMTYGQCENSPIVQAQKLLPMGLAEGCRLKRDIPRDQVLTYDDVELPEGRLCDQLRAEQNAYFASEKVLVAVG
- a CDS encoding polysaccharide biosynthesis tyrosine autokinase, coding for MVQTSLNPSVNKITDTEPGYGQLLAVFIRRFPWFVAVFVASIAMAAIMTAKTKPTYKSSMQLLVEPNYQGKQEAGGVENQFTESNVEIDTGTQLNLMQSSGLIQKAVDKLRKEYPDITVGEIKGALALNQLKTKEDNIATKIFQVDYTDRDPIKTQKVLTAVREVYVEYNKQQQDSRLQKGLQVIREQLSKASEEVNAAESNLQRFRRNQNLIDPVAQAKALEDALNNVEQERRTTRAQYQEAIARQKSLEEQLNRSPQNALVASRLSQSTRYQGLLNEIQRTELALAQERLRFTDETPNVQKLQEQLGSQKALLEQEVGRTLGGRSSGVVGSRDSLLEQGQFGQIDLNLASELVETQTTIVALSARDQTLAQKETQLRFEIKRFPPLLAYYNRIQPQLVFSRERFEQLLRAEQQLRQELAKGGFNWEVVEEPHVGVQLGPNLQQNLLLGAVVGLMLGGIAAFLREASDDAVHTTAELEKQVALPLLGTTPKLPPAKARDSIIKLPFGKPETPAPWTIQVLQSPPRWESLDLIYKNIELLNTVSSLKSLMITSALPDEAKSGMALGLAMSAARLHKRVLLIDANLRNPSLHEQLNLPNEQGLSTLLGSEITLPNQIGIQSLGSAYIDILTAGPKPTDPAHLLSSPRMMQLMRTFEENYDLVLIDAPPVLGLVDAMLTASSCRSVVLVASMGVVTRNQLAQATGMLSRLNLIGVVANGVSSSDSSFVHYPKEYRLALKQAVEK
- the hepC gene encoding heterocyst development glycosyltransferase HepC gives rise to the protein MTSSLVRTPQTVDSVTLQPATEPTLYCTLQWRRDKLLVKSPGKFKQPYLPALENQQLLIDCLKHSPVNLVSIDPQIGETWVKFWADACKKSHKPMFLYGSSENLLFKQNSKPWGWFLRLIDWIAALFLLLLLSPAMLGLVMLLQITSPDSLFSTEWYVGERGRLFQAIKFSTTSKPKLTPLTLWMRKSGLENLPQLFNVLRGDMGFIGSRSWTLATAIRLSSEAQISLNQLPVMTKSWSAQAESNLIIHNS
- a CDS encoding glycosyltransferase, whose protein sequence is MKIALVHDYLTQRGGAERVFELLCRRYPTADVFTSLYDPQKTIDLGERIVNTTFLQKIPGAAKYFRMMAPFYFPAFRALDLQDYDLIISSSTSFAKAVRKRPDAHHVCFCHNVTRFLWDTETYLREYGDYRYFAPLIEQIFQLMRNVDLKYAQEPDLYIANSSVVAKRIQQIYGKPAIVVNYPIDTSKFVYSDTKEDYYLASARMISYKRLDIIIEAFNWLGWRLLISGDGPEQARLKAKALNNIEFLGHVSDRKRKDLFAKAKSVIVAALEDYGLVPVEANASGTPVIAYGAGGVLDTQIHGETGVFFKRQSPDSLQAALLESGRITWNYENIRNHAVNNFSEPVFFRKVEQLIDQTCM
- a CDS encoding phytanoyl-CoA dioxygenase family protein translates to MLNTLKGKMATLNSELAYRMRIWQHTAKLPALESSDRLIVETLKREGAYVTTLADLGLPSTPEMLQAANQQLSRMADVHNAHLNKRLPQIYTVTDLPEFYQWGSNNRLLKIIENYLGLTVAFHGVHLRKDFPNEHQFGTLLWHKDSEDRKMVKVIIYLHDVEKQHGPFEYIPLSLTSYPHLNSYRIDHKLRQSGYLGINDEQVEKIIPKSAWQSCMGKAGTVLIADPRTALHHGTIRTEARSALFFVYTTNPPKRPELCTQYWDDTFPKPEILQEIA